Within Streptomyces sp. SS1-1, the genomic segment GCCAGCACGGGGGTGCCCGCCGCCTGCGCCTCGATGGCGACCAGCCCGAAGGACTCGCTGTACGACGGCATGACCAGCACGGACGCCGCCCGGAACCAGTCCGCGAGCTGCTCCTGCCCGACCGGCGGCCGGAACCGTACGACGTCGGCGATGCCGAGCCGGGCGGCGAGCTTCTGCAGCCCCTCCGGTTTGGCCATGCCGCTGCCGCTCGGGCCGCCGACGACCGGCACCAGGACGCGGGAGCGCAGCTCCGGGCGCTCGCCCAGCAGGACGGCGACCGCGCGCAGCAGGATGTCCGGCGCCTTCAGCGGCTGGATACGGCCCGCGAAGAGCGGGATCAGGGCGTCCTGCGGGAGGCCGAGGCGGGCGCGGGCGGCGGCCCGGCCGTCGGCCGGTGAGAAGCGGGAGAGGTTCACGCCGGGGTGGACGACGGCGACCTTGGCCGGGTCGGCGGCGTAGTGCCGTACGAGCTCGTCGGCCTCCTCCTCGGTGTTGGCGATGAGGCGGTCGGCGGCGTCGACGATCTGGGTCTCGCCGATGACGCGGGCGGCCGGTTCGGGGGTGTCGCCGTCGGCCAGGTTGGCGTTCTTGACCTTGGCCATGGTGTGCATGGCGTGCACCAGGGGGACGCCCCAACGCTGGGCGGCGAGCCAACCGACGTGCCCGGAGAGCCAGTAGTGCGAGTGGACCAGGTCGTAGTGGCCGGGGCGGTGACCGGCCCAGGCCTGCATGACGCCGTGGGTGAAGGCGCACAGCTGGGCGGGCAGGTCCTCCTTGTTGAGGCCCTCGTAGGGGCCGGCGTCGACGTGCCGGACGAGGACGCCGGGTGCCAGCTCGACGACCGGGGGGAGGTCCGCGGCGGTCGTCCGCGTGAAGATCTCGACCTCGATGTTGATCGCGGCCAGGCACTGCGCGAGCTCGACGATGTATACGTTCATGCCGCCGGCGTCGCCCGTTCCGGGCTGGTGCAGCGGCGAGGTGTGCACGGAGAGCATGGCGACCCGGCGGGGACGGCGGTGCAGCCTGAGCCTCGGCGG encodes:
- the mshA gene encoding D-inositol-3-phosphate glycosyltransferase, with product MSQYVSRLGRRSPAAPPRLRLHRRPRRVAMLSVHTSPLHQPGTGDAGGMNVYIVELAQCLAAINIEVEIFTRTTAADLPPVVELAPGVLVRHVDAGPYEGLNKEDLPAQLCAFTHGVMQAWAGHRPGHYDLVHSHYWLSGHVGWLAAQRWGVPLVHAMHTMAKVKNANLADGDTPEPAARVIGETQIVDAADRLIANTEEEADELVRHYAADPAKVAVVHPGVNLSRFSPADGRAAARARLGLPQDALIPLFAGRIQPLKAPDILLRAVAVLLGERPELRSRVLVPVVGGPSGSGMAKPEGLQKLAARLGIADVVRFRPPVGQEQLADWFRAASVLVMPSYSESFGLVAIEAQAAGTPVLAAAVGGLPVAVADGRTGFLVEGHNPAAYAHVLRAFADDPQLCPRMGEAAARHAQSFGWDTAAAATAEVYTAAAQTYRRRVRSHHG